The genomic DNA GTCAAGGCGCAGCAGGTGACCGCGACGCTGACCAAGCCGGTGAAGAGCGGCGCGGTGGTCGATCTGGCCTCCGGCCAGCAGCTGTCGCCGAACTCCTCGGTCCCGGCGGGCGGGCCGCGCTAGCCGCGGCCCCGGACGTGCCACGAGGGCGGCCCCGGTCGGTGGGACCGGGGCCGCCCTCGTGGTCGTTCGGGCTTAGCTGAACGAGTCGCCGCAGGCGCAGGAGCCGGTGGCGTTCGGGTTGTCGATCGTGAAGCCCTGCTTCTCGATGGTGTCGACGAAGTCGACCGTGGCGCCGCCCAGGTAGGGGGCGCTCATCCGGTCGGTGACGACCTTGACGCCGCCGAAGTCCTTGACGACGTCGCCGTCAAGCGAGCGCTCGTCGAAGAACAGCTGGTAGCGCAGGCCGGAGCAGCCGCCGGGCTGCACGGCGACGCGCAGCGCGAGGTCGTCGCGGCCCTCCTGGTCCAGCAGGGCCTTGACCTTGCCCGCGGCGGCATCGGTGAGGAGGATGCCACTCTCGACGGTGGTCTCGTCCTGGACGGTCATGCTTACTCCCGGTCTGTGACGACGTATGTGCCGCCAGTGCAAACCAGCGGCCTCCCGGATTCATTTCCGGTCGGTGGTGCGTTCGGGGGACGTTTTCGTCGCCCACTCCCCCACGCACTCCATGCTCGCACACCGCCGGAGGGTGGTCACGGTCCCGTCCGGGCAAACCGCCCCCGCCGGGGCCGCCCGCGGACCAGGATGGAC from Kitasatospora terrestris includes the following:
- a CDS encoding HesB/IscA family protein; translated protein: MTVQDETTVESGILLTDAAAGKVKALLDQEGRDDLALRVAVQPGGCSGLRYQLFFDERSLDGDVVKDFGGVKVVTDRMSAPYLGGATVDFVDTIEKQGFTIDNPNATGSCACGDSFS